A region of Sulfurimonas sp. DNA encodes the following proteins:
- a CDS encoding phage baseplate assembly protein V — protein MSITDLIRIIKNLISIGTICEIDATRALAKVNILDRETDFFPVLSISSSFKRKFTPIRIGEQVLVLCPNGNADFGIIIPSIFNKDSLEPNGSNENIEIAEYEDGTIISYDTKTKELKIDASDKITIICKSINVKCDSAKIDAKSVEVKADTTIVDSPSIDLGKGGKGVVTGECICALTGAPHHDFSSNTMSKK, from the coding sequence ATGAGTATTACAGATTTGATTCGTATTATTAAGAATTTAATATCTATTGGGACTATTTGCGAGATTGATGCAACAAGAGCATTAGCTAAGGTTAATATCTTAGATCGTGAAACAGATTTTTTTCCAGTGCTTAGTATTTCTTCCTCTTTTAAAAGAAAATTTACTCCTATAAGGATAGGCGAACAAGTATTGGTTTTATGTCCAAATGGGAATGCAGATTTTGGAATCATAATCCCATCTATATTTAATAAAGATTCACTTGAGCCAAATGGTTCTAATGAAAATATAGAGATAGCAGAGTATGAAGATGGAACTATCATCTCTTATGATACTAAAACAAAAGAGTTAAAAATAGATGCGAGTGACAAAATAACCATTATATGTAAAAGCATAAATGTTAAATGTGACAGTGCAAAGATAGATGCTAAGAGTGTAGAGGTAAAAGCTGATACTACAATAGTTGATTCGCCTAGTATTGATTTAGGTAAAGGTGGAAAAGGTGTTGTTACAGGCGAATGCATATGTGCTTTAACTGGTGCTCCACATCACGACTTTAGTTCAAATACTATGAGCAAAAAGTAA
- a CDS encoding phage protease gives MEDENQDTVLLVELNYQEDQKVKISPIGDVVGVDGRSFKIDANEVLKNTEKNGIDLSLNENHWGSKAHGWFALNSLEVRDDGIYANLSLNDLGKPAVENKHYRYLSPEYMIDRNRNVFSIIGVGLVNAPNLLNKALNKQENKKEDNSMEKELNDLKNQNTILTQENNTLLTQVSDKDKTIADLTTVLKTEKTNNAIAGGSLLPAQQEFALSLEINQLDSYLATLSINKQQNNAMGDELDVNQENNSQSDSEKDVFSQLGIGE, from the coding sequence ATGGAAGATGAAAATCAAGATACGGTTTTGTTGGTTGAACTCAACTACCAAGAAGACCAAAAAGTAAAAATTTCCCCTATTGGAGATGTGGTGGGGGTGGATGGGAGAAGCTTTAAAATAGATGCTAATGAGGTGCTTAAAAATACTGAAAAAAATGGTATTGATCTCTCATTAAATGAAAATCATTGGGGTTCTAAAGCTCACGGATGGTTCGCTCTAAACTCTTTGGAAGTGAGAGATGATGGCATCTATGCAAATTTAAGTCTCAATGACTTAGGTAAACCAGCGGTTGAAAATAAACACTACCGTTATTTAAGCCCTGAATATATGATAGATAGAAATCGCAATGTATTTTCTATTATCGGTGTAGGTTTGGTTAATGCACCAAACTTATTAAACAAAGCCTTAAATAAGCAAGAAAACAAAAAGGAAGACAACTCTATGGAAAAAGAGCTAAACGATTTAAAAAATCAAAACACAATACTGACGCAAGAAAACAACACCTTGCTAACACAAGTATCTGATAAAGATAAAACTATTGCTGATTTAACAACTGTATTAAAAACTGAAAAAACTAACAATGCAATTGCTGGTGGTAGTTTATTACCTGCACAGCAAGAGTTTGCACTAAGTTTAGAAATAAATCAGCTTGATAGTTATTTAGCAACGCTAAGTATAAATAAGCAGCAAAACAACGCAATGGGCGATGAGTTAGATGTGAATCAAGAGAATAATTCTCAAAGTGATTCTGAGAAAGATGTGTTTTCACAACTAGGTATAGGAGAGTAG
- a CDS encoding Mu-like prophage major head subunit gpT family protein, giving the protein MLVNAENVKNLTKGVVKIFNDSFKDTPKDYEKYATVVPTKHHTVDYAWLANFPAMKEWVNDRDLKDLTAHKYTISKKDWEASVTVSRDDVLFDNLGFVKPRVTDLAHVAVEHYNSYIGSLITTNGLCFDGKNYFDTKHKIGAATAVNKNNFKFTSSNLMSVYSEMLNRKNENGKPYRIKPTLVYIAANLLADAMKILKSDQIDGSTNTTKDLVEYVVLPELAVGTWCMVDNSRPLKPFIIQITKKAEIESDDSEMFKSKKIHYGVDTMDNAGYSFWQLAYFSDGTQKKA; this is encoded by the coding sequence ATGTTAGTAAATGCTGAAAATGTAAAAAACTTAACAAAAGGTGTAGTTAAAATCTTTAATGATTCATTTAAAGATACACCAAAAGATTATGAAAAATATGCAACGGTAGTTCCTACAAAACATCATACGGTTGATTATGCTTGGCTAGCTAATTTTCCAGCTATGAAAGAGTGGGTTAATGATAGAGATTTAAAAGACCTTACTGCACACAAATACACTATCTCTAAAAAAGATTGGGAAGCAAGTGTTACCGTTTCTCGTGATGATGTACTCTTTGATAACTTGGGATTTGTAAAACCTCGTGTTACTGACTTGGCTCATGTAGCGGTTGAGCATTACAATAGTTATATCGGTTCACTTATAACTACTAATGGTCTTTGTTTTGATGGTAAGAATTACTTTGATACAAAACACAAGATTGGTGCTGCAACAGCTGTAAACAAAAACAACTTTAAGTTTACAAGTTCAAACTTAATGAGTGTTTACAGTGAAATGCTAAATCGTAAAAATGAGAACGGTAAACCGTATCGCATTAAACCAACTCTTGTTTATATTGCAGCTAACCTTTTAGCTGATGCAATGAAAATTTTAAAATCTGACCAGATTGATGGTAGCACAAACACAACTAAAGATTTAGTTGAGTATGTAGTACTTCCTGAGTTGGCTGTTGGAACTTGGTGCATGGTTGACAACTCCAGACCACTTAAACCATTCATCATTCAAATCACTAAAAAAGCCGAGATTGAAAGTGATGATAGTGAGATGTTTAAATCTAAAAAGATTCATTACGGTGTAGATACTATGGATAACGCCGGTTATTCATTCTGGCAATTAGCTTATTTTTCTGATGGCACACAAAAAAAAGCATAA
- a CDS encoding DUF1804 family protein has product MTKKEKAKKFYVEDGYGVSEIAGLLQVERGTVYYYKNSDYKKSIDWDELRYIHTMNPKATEDKERMFLSVLIQEFDKALVELKESDIEEKLQKLESFAQTYYKLKIPDKKTNVKVQKTEIIKEVIKKISTIAIEEKHQEAAQFLSEHSERIVEDILRNA; this is encoded by the coding sequence ATGACTAAAAAAGAAAAAGCAAAAAAGTTCTATGTTGAGGATGGCTACGGTGTAAGTGAGATTGCTGGGCTACTTCAAGTTGAGCGTGGAACTGTCTACTATTATAAAAACAGTGATTACAAAAAAAGTATAGATTGGGATGAGCTTCGTTACATTCATACGATGAACCCAAAAGCAACTGAAGATAAGGAACGAATGTTTTTATCTGTCCTCATCCAAGAATTTGATAAAGCACTCGTAGAGTTAAAAGAAAGTGATATAGAAGAGAAATTACAAAAACTTGAAAGCTTTGCACAGACTTATTATAAGTTAAAAATACCTGATAAAAAGACAAATGTTAAGGTGCAAAAAACTGAGATAATTAAAGAGGTCATTAAAAAAATATCAACGATAGCAATAGAAGAAAAACATCAAGAGGCGGCACAGTTTTTAAGTGAACATAGTGAGCGAATTGTAGAGGATATCTTACGCAATGCATGA
- the terL gene encoding phage terminase large subunit, with translation MHDKEINELKLLLNALPRLTDSNKNARVKRAKRDFFYFIKTYFSHHIENVKKESSYFRDYIHKNIDELTRDYKVIIFTAYRGAAKTTTISKLYSLWESARKKRRYIVVISASQSLSDDILEFIRTELEDNQNLKFDFNIVVKNNRVSDIVLMVDEHLMKIQSFGAGVKIRGIVFLSWRPDLIILDDFENDENVLSKAYRDKLENWYKKAIRKLPSLTKHYNIIIPGTILHFDSVLSRLTKMKGVYYQNFPLVREFADSHKKWKLDNPRLDIEEIYDEYQEDKASFMQERQNIPVSADDILFGGYKTYKDMPKCDMYSIALDPAMGKKNGDYFAIAVLGYKNEDKRFYALVNGYKTSPVNLIPKIIKLYVKYDSLSRTVMSVETVAYQEFFKDVLKKEASKLGIFLNVKEYRNTVNKELRLNSLAPLIKDNTILINENDDLLLEEIMTYPKSPHDDLLDALEMAYRNLKSNGRIDYKVVDKVFHNRKALRLKKYG, from the coding sequence ATGCATGACAAAGAGATAAATGAATTAAAATTACTTTTAAATGCTTTACCAAGATTAACAGATAGCAATAAAAATGCTAGAGTTAAAAGAGCTAAAAGAGATTTTTTTTATTTTATCAAAACTTATTTTTCACATCATATTGAAAATGTAAAAAAAGAGAGTTCTTACTTTAGAGATTATATACATAAAAATATAGATGAGCTTACTCGTGATTACAAAGTGATTATATTTACTGCATACAGAGGTGCTGCAAAAACTACCACTATATCAAAGCTTTATAGTTTATGGGAGAGTGCTCGTAAAAAGAGAAGATATATAGTTGTAATTTCTGCATCACAAAGTTTAAGTGATGATATTTTAGAGTTTATCAGAACTGAACTGGAGGATAATCAAAACCTCAAGTTTGATTTTAATATCGTTGTAAAAAATAACAGAGTATCAGATATCGTACTTATGGTAGATGAGCATCTTATGAAAATCCAAAGTTTTGGTGCTGGTGTAAAAATTAGAGGTATTGTATTCCTGTCATGGCGACCAGATTTAATAATCCTTGACGACTTTGAAAATGATGAGAATGTTTTAAGTAAAGCATATAGAGATAAGTTAGAGAACTGGTACAAAAAAGCTATAAGAAAATTACCAAGTTTAACTAAACATTACAATATCATTATTCCAGGGACTATTTTACATTTTGATAGTGTACTCAGTAGACTGACAAAGATGAAAGGTGTTTATTATCAGAACTTCCCTCTTGTTAGAGAGTTTGCAGATAGTCATAAAAAGTGGAAGCTGGACAATCCTCGTTTAGACATTGAAGAGATTTATGATGAGTACCAAGAGGACAAAGCTTCTTTTATGCAAGAGCGACAAAACATACCTGTAAGTGCGGATGATATTTTATTTGGTGGATATAAGACTTACAAAGATATGCCAAAGTGTGATATGTACTCTATAGCATTAGACCCAGCGATGGGTAAAAAGAACGGAGATTATTTTGCTATTGCTGTTTTAGGATACAAAAATGAGGATAAAAGATTTTATGCTCTTGTAAATGGATACAAAACAAGCCCTGTTAATCTCATACCTAAAATCATAAAGTTATATGTGAAATATGATAGCTTATCTCGTACTGTTATGAGTGTAGAAACGGTAGCCTATCAAGAGTTTTTTAAAGATGTTCTCAAAAAAGAAGCTTCAAAGTTAGGAATATTTTTAAATGTCAAAGAGTATAGAAATACAGTAAATAAAGAGTTGCGTTTAAATTCACTTGCCCCACTTATAAAAGATAACACGATTCTCATAAATGAAAATGATGATTTACTCCTCGAGGAGATAATGACTTATCCAAAATCTCCACATGATGACTTGTTAGATGCTCTTGAAATGGCATATAGAAACCTCAAAAGTAATGGTCGTATAGATTACAAAGTTGTTGATAAAGTTTTTCACAATAGAAAAGCCCTACGGCTTAAAAAGTATGGATAG
- a CDS encoding phage portal protein family protein, translating into MFGISLNKAVEVVQKIKSSFSRPIKLNLDKDLEAKLLDFSIVKGAIESGELNKLMGIYQKVLNADLNLSGSLQNRKNALLALPHEIEAGTKEMKIITSMLEGGFGFDKFLNAIHNDIYYGISLQNIIYEVKDNLVLPVRHKAIMPTSLSEDTTKDKLYFQNKDSKKLYLESIDTNRLIIHTHEIDNSRLATNSIAYKLLWTSILKHTIITLNLEFIDKAAVPPLIIKIDDLNDTKKADELFGQMMELKSTSVGMFTKDIEIDTLKMESKVQFDTTIKYLDQKQNEFLVGGNLSGSSDGKVGSQSLGSIHENRLFEVVKADSKLINETVSRFFNQVIALNLATFTPVKFSFTLPEQKNHEELKVKSETIANLTTAGYVVPTKHIEKTFNIEGVTFKPQAQSNNSIEFNSQSNENELKAVDENIMNYIVSVVDECNSYDDLLKKLSEEYNYLDLEKLEEILTKEGLVASLDGSVEAGNDAKD; encoded by the coding sequence ATGTTTGGAATAAGTTTGAATAAAGCGGTCGAAGTCGTTCAAAAAATCAAGTCCTCTTTTAGTAGACCTATAAAGTTAAACTTAGATAAAGATTTAGAAGCAAAGCTTTTAGATTTTAGTATCGTAAAAGGTGCTATAGAATCAGGCGAACTAAATAAGCTCATGGGAATTTATCAAAAAGTCCTCAACGCCGACCTTAACTTAAGCGGTTCCCTTCAAAATCGTAAAAATGCACTTTTAGCACTTCCTCATGAGATAGAAGCTGGTACTAAAGAGATGAAGATAATTACATCTATGCTTGAGGGTGGTTTTGGATTTGATAAATTTTTAAATGCAATTCACAATGATATATATTACGGTATCTCTTTACAAAACATCATCTACGAAGTAAAAGATAACCTTGTATTGCCTGTAAGACATAAAGCAATTATGCCAACCTCATTAAGTGAAGATACTACAAAAGATAAGCTTTACTTTCAAAACAAAGATAGTAAAAAACTTTATCTTGAATCAATAGACACGAATCGCCTGATCATACATACTCATGAGATAGACAATTCACGATTAGCAACTAACTCTATAGCATATAAGTTACTCTGGACATCCATACTAAAGCACACGATAATTACACTCAATTTAGAGTTTATAGATAAAGCAGCCGTTCCACCTCTCATAATTAAAATAGATGATTTGAATGATACAAAAAAAGCAGATGAACTCTTCGGTCAAATGATGGAGCTAAAAAGTACAAGTGTTGGGATGTTCACTAAGGACATAGAGATAGATACTCTGAAGATGGAATCTAAAGTACAGTTTGATACAACTATAAAGTACCTCGACCAAAAACAAAATGAGTTTTTAGTTGGTGGAAACCTTAGTGGTAGTTCGGACGGTAAGGTAGGAAGTCAATCTTTAGGTTCTATTCATGAAAATCGTTTATTTGAAGTTGTCAAAGCAGATAGTAAGCTTATAAATGAAACTGTTAGTAGATTTTTTAATCAAGTAATAGCTCTTAATCTTGCAACATTTACACCTGTTAAATTTAGCTTTACACTTCCTGAGCAAAAGAACCATGAAGAACTAAAAGTCAAAAGTGAAACTATAGCAAATCTTACTACTGCCGGTTATGTAGTTCCAACAAAGCATATAGAAAAAACATTTAACATCGAGGGTGTAACTTTTAAGCCTCAAGCACAGTCAAACAACTCTATAGAGTTTAATTCTCAAAGTAATGAAAATGAGTTAAAAGCAGTTGATGAAAATATAATGAACTATATAGTAAGTGTTGTTGATGAATGCAACTCTTATGATGATCTTCTCAAAAAGCTAAGTGAAGAGTACAACTACCTGGACCTAGAAAAACTTGAAGAGATTTTAACTAAAGAGGGTTTAGTAGCTTCTCTTGATGGAAGTGTAGAAGCTGGGAACGATGCCAAAGATTAG
- a CDS encoding phage minor head protein, producing MPKISFDPLRPDEAIKYIKSKKLGITYDYDEMMFEAHNKAFTVAKIMRTDLLKDMHDAVAASIEDGTSFETFQKNIKPTLQKKGWWGTQEILNPKTGEVKEIHIGSRRLKNILHTNKRVAQAKGRWKQQSGFTISVYLRYVAKQYGNRREKHQSAHGTLKHKDDSWWDVNYPTNGYGCDCTTVTYSKKQLEKRGFKVQEGKSPNIADKGWRHHSGKSNKVDDIYKQKVASLSYLSLAKVAAQEFKKDENTLLQRVATYKAVKELFTDKPKNKVVELCESDMFGKNKPLYLSHPTVQEHLHRNDIGAFHYSLIPQMLEGKNIKLKVNNKKFLFISYRGSVYRLVVKNVKDKHEIYVVSLVRLGSNVDKEIKKLKKKYE from the coding sequence ATGCCAAAGATTAGTTTTGACCCACTTCGCCCAGATGAAGCCATAAAGTACATCAAGTCTAAAAAGCTTGGTATTACTTATGACTACGATGAGATGATGTTTGAGGCTCACAACAAGGCTTTTACTGTAGCCAAGATTATGAGAACCGACCTACTTAAAGACATGCACGATGCAGTGGCTGCTTCCATAGAAGATGGTACATCCTTTGAAACCTTTCAAAAGAACATCAAACCAACGCTACAAAAAAAAGGGTGGTGGGGAACGCAAGAGATACTCAATCCTAAGACAGGAGAGGTAAAAGAGATACATATAGGTTCACGAAGACTTAAAAATATACTCCATACTAACAAAAGAGTGGCACAAGCAAAGGGGCGATGGAAACAACAAAGTGGCTTTACAATCTCTGTTTATCTTAGATATGTAGCAAAGCAATACGGTAACAGAAGAGAAAAACATCAGTCGGCTCATGGAACTCTAAAACATAAAGATGATAGTTGGTGGGATGTTAACTACCCAACAAATGGTTACGGATGTGACTGTACAACTGTAACATACTCAAAAAAGCAACTTGAAAAAAGAGGTTTTAAAGTTCAAGAAGGTAAATCCCCAAACATCGCAGATAAAGGTTGGAGGCATCATAGTGGTAAAAGTAATAAAGTTGATGATATTTATAAGCAAAAAGTAGCATCTCTAAGCTATTTGAGTTTAGCAAAAGTAGCAGCACAAGAGTTTAAAAAAGATGAAAATACATTACTTCAAAGAGTGGCTACTTATAAAGCTGTTAAAGAACTCTTTACAGATAAGCCAAAAAATAAAGTAGTAGAGCTATGTGAGAGTGATATGTTTGGAAAAAATAAGCCACTCTATTTAAGTCACCCTACAGTACAAGAACATCTACACCGTAACGACATAGGTGCATTCCACTACTCGTTAATTCCTCAAATGTTAGAGGGAAAAAACATCAAGCTCAAAGTGAATAACAAGAAGTTTCTTTTTATATCGTATCGTGGTTCTGTCTATAGACTTGTAGTTAAAAATGTAAAAGATAAACATGAAATATATGTAGTGAGTTTAGTAAGACTTGGCTCAAATGTAGACAAAGAGATAAAAAAACTTAAAAAGAAGTATGAGTAG
- a CDS encoding phage virion morphogenesis protein, with protein MQVKIDVKGMKQFQNKLNEIAKLSELQLLECVSSPIMEATQIAFETETDPWGNPWENTQSKTFHHLDSAENPHNSNDTGMRNDLHATVNSKKEVVVGFSVVSDGGYAYPAVHQFGSKKSSGRGSGIVARPFLPVDIDGNLAPEVKKDIEKNLNSLLESVFSS; from the coding sequence ATGCAAGTTAAAATAGATGTAAAGGGGATGAAACAGTTTCAAAACAAGCTAAATGAAATAGCAAAGCTTAGTGAGTTACAATTACTTGAGTGTGTATCTTCTCCTATCATGGAAGCTACCCAGATTGCATTTGAAACTGAAACCGACCCTTGGGGCAATCCGTGGGAAAATACACAAAGTAAGACATTTCATCATCTTGATAGTGCAGAAAATCCACACAATAGTAATGACACAGGTATGCGAAATGACCTCCATGCAACTGTAAACTCTAAAAAAGAGGTAGTAGTAGGCTTTAGTGTTGTAAGTGATGGTGGTTATGCTTACCCAGCTGTGCATCAGTTTGGAAGCAAGAAGAGTAGTGGAAGAGGTTCAGGCATAGTTGCAAGACCATTTTTGCCTGTTGACATAGATGGTAACCTTGCTCCTGAAGTTAAAAAAGATATAGAAAAAAATCTTAACTCTTTGCTTGAGAGTGTTTTCTCAAGCTAA
- a CDS encoding BRO family protein — translation MTTITKTFADDIELHLITDARHEFMLPTKEVALGFGVTSGSIREHKSKNKDELIEGKHWITKGVSFSDTLNNQQQMTLWTKRGLVRLGFFIKSARAKKFRDWCEDLIVSSLEVQPSFEIKEVVDDDKDQVLFHKKYHIFNPNCEFFIEHAKSRAKAYLCSRYEFLISSMELARILGVAKSTIGVLKHYHSGRLEEDKHYVKLGSNSTMWTKEGAAWMALRSGDGSFGKILLDSEFTKDLSMNNQILMLNSYAMIDRDRELSGEEF, via the coding sequence ATGACAACAATCACAAAAACATTCGCAGATGATATAGAGCTTCATCTTATCACAGATGCAAGACATGAGTTTATGTTACCAACTAAAGAGGTGGCGTTAGGGTTTGGTGTAACAAGTGGAAGTATTAGAGAGCATAAATCTAAAAATAAAGATGAACTAATAGAGGGTAAGCACTGGATAACAAAGGGTGTCAGTTTTTCTGACACCCTTAACAATCAACAACAAATGACCCTCTGGACAAAACGCGGTTTAGTCCGTTTAGGCTTTTTTATAAAGTCAGCTCGTGCTAAGAAGTTTAGAGACTGGTGTGAAGACCTTATTGTTTCTTCACTAGAAGTCCAGCCAAGCTTTGAAATTAAAGAGGTAGTGGATGATGACAAAGACCAAGTTCTTTTTCATAAGAAGTACCACATCTTTAACCCAAATTGTGAGTTTTTCATAGAACATGCTAAGTCAAGAGCAAAGGCGTACCTTTGTTCTCGCTATGAGTTTCTTATCTCAAGTATGGAGTTAGCAAGGATTTTAGGAGTAGCTAAATCTACTATAGGCGTACTCAAACACTACCATTCGGGACGACTAGAAGAGGATAAACACTATGTAAAACTAGGAAGTAACTCTACTATGTGGACTAAAGAAGGTGCCGCATGGATGGCACTAAGAAGTGGCGATGGAAGTTTCGGAAAAATCTTACTAGATAGTGAGTTCACAAAAGACTTAAGCATGAACAACCAAATCCTTATGCTCAACAGCTACGCCATGATAGATAGAGATAGAGAATTAAGTGGGGAGGAGTTTTAA
- a CDS encoding XRE family transcriptional regulator, producing the protein MTKEDFTRLLKNIDLSKKEFAELANISYNTVNNWNDEKRPVPPWVNSWLENYIEKKKHSKLVDSLKESGVCGS; encoded by the coding sequence ATGACAAAAGAAGACTTTACTAGACTTTTAAAAAATATAGATTTAAGTAAAAAAGAGTTTGCAGAATTAGCAAATATAAGTTATAACACTGTGAATAATTGGAATGATGAAAAAAGACCAGTGCCACCATGGGTAAACTCATGGCTAGAAAACTACATAGAGAAAAAGAAACACTCTAAACTTGTAGACTCTCTTAAAGAGAGTGGGGTTTGTGGGAGTTAG
- a CDS encoding D-Ala-D-Ala carboxypeptidase family metallohydrolase, whose protein sequence is MSIESPFFERDEFTCECGCGFDVADSELLDVLEGLRYEFDKPVIITGGNRCVAHNEKVQKKDNKNYKPLTSKSQHIFGKAVDFKIKDIHEDKVARYLEKEYPNTYGIGRYNGRTHIDVRENKVRWDKR, encoded by the coding sequence ATGAGCATAGAGAGTCCATTTTTTGAAAGAGATGAATTTACTTGTGAGTGTGGATGTGGTTTTGATGTAGCTGATAGTGAACTGTTAGATGTTCTGGAGGGTTTAAGATATGAATTTGACAAGCCAGTAATCATTACAGGTGGAAATAGATGTGTAGCACATAATGAAAAAGTGCAAAAAAAGGATAACAAAAACTATAAACCTCTCACATCTAAAAGCCAACATATTTTTGGTAAAGCAGTTGATTTTAAAATCAAAGATATTCATGAAGATAAAGTCGCACGATATCTTGAAAAAGAGTATCCAAATACTTATGGCATCGGCAGATATAACGGTCGTACACATATAGATGTAAGAGAAAATAAAGTCCGTTGGGATAAGCGATAA
- a CDS encoding DUF3164 family protein produces the protein MAQIDDKSGHWLNKKNEGTHPDLIRADEKIKDELVEKLIKQAIELSATLNVFKKDAFEQTNDYFELLLQNYDLDAKKNSKKGNITLENYSGTMKVQIANADSISFDEKLQIAKLKIDECLHELTEGASPEIKTLITKSFEVDKKGEINAKKILALKAYDISHPKWREAMIIIDESIEIVGSKAYIRFYTRDRVDKEYKLISLDLAGA, from the coding sequence ATGGCACAAATTGATGACAAAAGTGGTCATTGGCTAAACAAAAAAAACGAGGGAACTCACCCAGATTTGATACGAGCTGATGAAAAAATAAAAGATGAGTTAGTTGAAAAACTAATCAAACAGGCAATCGAACTTAGTGCCACTTTAAATGTATTCAAAAAAGATGCGTTTGAGCAAACAAATGATTATTTTGAGTTGCTATTGCAAAATTACGACTTAGATGCAAAGAAAAACTCTAAGAAAGGAAATATAACTTTAGAAAACTACTCTGGAACTATGAAAGTTCAGATAGCGAATGCTGATAGCATAAGTTTTGATGAAAAACTTCAAATTGCAAAGTTAAAAATTGATGAATGTTTACATGAACTAACTGAGGGTGCATCTCCAGAGATTAAAACACTTATTACTAAATCTTTTGAAGTTGATAAAAAAGGCGAAATAAATGCTAAGAAAATTTTAGCACTTAAAGCTTACGATATTTCACATCCTAAGTGGAGAGAAGCGATGATTATCATTGATGAGAGTATAGAGATTGTTGGTTCAAAAGCATACATTCGCTTTTATACTAGAGATCGCGTGGATAAAGAGTACAAACTTATTTCACTTGACTTGGCAGGGGCATAG
- a CDS encoding phage protein GemA/Gp16 family protein: MKKDEPLKGNASELLKSIKATATFKSTYEKDISLLTAMLQNRFNKPTLDELSDYQLEELGKYLKKLDSYQTGKTEMATKNQISLIKILWSQSYKGKDTELEKALDAYIKGLGALTKKDAQKIIGGLRNGTN; encoded by the coding sequence ATGAAAAAAGATGAGCCTCTAAAAGGCAATGCAAGTGAGTTACTAAAGTCTATCAAAGCTACTGCAACATTTAAAAGCACATATGAAAAAGATATTAGTCTATTAACTGCAATGCTTCAAAATAGATTTAATAAACCAACACTTGATGAGTTGAGTGATTATCAGCTTGAGGAACTTGGTAAGTATCTAAAAAAACTAGATTCTTATCAAACAGGCAAAACAGAGATGGCGACTAAAAATCAAATCTCACTTATTAAAATTTTATGGTCTCAAAGCTATAAAGGTAAAGATACTGAATTAGAAAAAGCACTAGATGCATACATAAAAGGTCTTGGTGCTTTAACTAAAAAAGATGCTCAAAAAATCATAGGAGGTCTGAGAAATGGCACAAATTGA
- a CDS encoding phage protein GemA/Gp16 family protein gives MTEKQRNYQSALIKSIHSSELYKDVYSDDRELYEAMLENTFGVLSSKKLSIEELINLNNFMNKKGELRVAPKKVGSTTNQINFIKTLWSKNSRNKDLNSLLTQVKKVIKRDINALESLTKDEAGKVIASIKNIKPEPKLKLNPSNNTNYKSS, from the coding sequence ATGACTGAAAAACAAAGAAACTACCAATCAGCACTTATTAAGTCTATTCACTCTAGTGAACTATACAAAGATGTGTATAGCGATGATAGAGAGTTATATGAGGCTATGCTTGAGAACACTTTTGGGGTTCTCAGTTCTAAGAAACTTAGTATCGAAGAGCTTATAAATCTTAATAACTTCATGAACAAAAAAGGTGAGTTAAGAGTTGCTCCTAAAAAAGTAGGATCTACCACAAACCAAATCAATTTTATTAAGACTCTTTGGTCTAAAAACTCTCGTAACAAAGACTTAAATAGCCTTTTAACACAGGTTAAAAAAGTGATTAAGAGAGATATAAACGCTCTTGAAAGTTTAACAAAAGATGAAGCTGGGAAAGTTATAGCGAGTATCAAAAATATTAAACCAGAGCCAAAGCTAAAACTAAATCCATCTAACAACACAAACTATAAGAGTTCATAG